aagcaggaaaaggaacaaacaTAATCTTCATCTTCTATGTTCCtgtaaaaaaatacaatctTCAGATCTTGCATCCCCAAGCATGTGTTTGTACAAAGGCAGTATATGGAAGAGCATCCCTCCTTTAGGCCTCAGAAACCAGCCAGTAAAGCTTCAGATGGGGACCTGGCCACCCTGGATGGGAGGGGTCAGACCTGCTGGGACATGCACAGCTGTGGTCTCATGGAGCTTGGGTTAAACATTGGTTGGGATGCAGTAGCCAGATGATAGGTGTCCAGATTTCTGGTGATCATTAGCGTCCTGATGTGTACAAGAATGTCAAGTGAGGGTCAGGAGAAGCTCTTGTTGTTTCCTAGTTTGTGAGCAAAGCAGACGGTGTGTCCCCTTCTGAGCGAGACACACCAGCGTTTTCCCGCGCAGTGGAATTTATAAGTTTTTATTTGTGTCTTTCTCATCTGGCAGTTTCATCTTAATATGTTCTCACTCCTTGCATAATGAGCAGGCATTCACGATGTGTTTGGAagaatttattctttattttttattttattaagagTTTATTAGGTGCTGATGTCTCTAATCCTGTCAATCCCTGTGTCAAACAGGAATGGCTGGCCTTACACTGGGTTTTCTGCTAACTAAGCAATTAATGTCCTACACAAAAGGTGGACTACTAGCTTGAGAGAAATAAACAcaggtgaaaaataaatttgcttgTTCCTACcccttattttgttttataagtgAGTGTCCTGTACTGCAAggcatttttgcttttattttttggccCACATAAAAAACACTGGGCAAAACCTGAATGATTACCATCTGTCTGCTTTGACCACAGACTAAACCCACTAGCCTTTGAACACTGACTGAAAAACAGGTTTTGAGCAGTGTAAATATCTGTAACTCCACTGTTATCTCTCTACCAATGGCTTTTAAAAAGTCAGGCAATGTCTTTATTCTGTGCCATCGATGTTAATTGAGAATATGCTAATGCCAAAAaattttccctccctcctccagtTCCAGTGCCAACATTGCAGAACTACTGCAGCATCCTCTGGGCAGAGTTTAAAAAGCTTCTTGACCATAATGGGTAGGAAAAATCACTGGGTGAACCACATTAATTCCTCAAGTGCCCGCAGCCTGTGCCACCCTTCCCTGGCCCTACTCCAAGGGATGCAGCTCTTGCACTGCCAGGCTGTGATGGAGAGGGCACTCTGTGGGGCAGACCAGCCCTTGCCTCTGCTCCAGGCCACAGTGTCACACTGCTGGTAACACAAAGCTCAACTCCCCAGGTTTTAAGCTCTTCTTGATAGTGCTAGTCCTTCATTAAAATCAGCCAGAGCAGAAAGCTGGTCTCAGTGGAGAgccctcagctccagcagctcctaggagcaggcagggaagtcCACCAAATCAAATCAGGAATTCTTCCCTTCAACTTCCTTGAGTAACAGGACTCTTGAGCATCCAGGAAGGGATTTGTTTGCCATATAAACACAattgctctttctttttgatGAACGATTCAActtttcagctgagaatgctgagCTATAAAGTTCCTGTAAATCCCCATACAGTCTGTGGGCAATTGCTGTACAAAGACAGATCCAGAGACCTGGGATCACCTGCTGCAGAACCACCAGCAGACTCTGTTTGAATTATGTCCGTCCCTCTGCCAAGCTCCAAAGTTAAGGACACAGGCATGTGGTCTTTTAATGCTGGTTGTCAGAAAATACTACTGGATTATCCATGCTGGATGTTGTAATTAGAGCATTAAAGTCTCCAAAGCCTTATAAAGTGAAGATGCTGAAAGCTATTGGTAGTAAAAATTTAGTgtcatttttaagaaaaacacttaggactttttttttgagctgtGAAAACTTCCTGAAGTAGAATTCCCTTATTTCTACGATTAGTGTGCATACTGCTATTTGGCAGTGAAAATGTACTTGTCAGATACACTTCCATTGTAATCAGTGGCTGTTTTCATTCTGCGAGTTTGATGCATTTGCCTGAAGTCCATGGCCTGTAATTTCCAAACACAATTAGGGTTCATCACTGGGAATGctagaattttaattttcctaaaaAACTTCAGTGGCCTTAGGTTTGGCACCTGAGTTTTCCTCCATATTTGATCTGGCACATTCCTTTAATCCGTGTAACCAGTGTCATACACTGGCATCAGACCCTATAAGGTGACCGGCTCTGCACTAAAAATTTTCTGTCACTGGGAGCCAAGAGAGTTCAGCAGCCTTCCAGACTTTCATAATCTTTATTTTCTATGATCAAAACTAAGGCCCACTTGCTGGCTGTCCTTCCACTGGCTTTAAAGGATTTTGGATCAGGATGACCATGGGAATGAAGTGAGTTGAGAAAGGGACTGAGTGTACGACTGACTGCCCAGAGCTCAAAGTGAGTTCTTTTGGAGTTGTTTGTGATGTATCTTTCACGTGATTTGTGAAAAGAGGCTTTGAACCTGAGTGCTGCAGACGGTGCATGGGGGCCAGTTTGCCCGTGGAAGTGTTAAAGGGATCCTGAAACTGGTTGAACGTAAAGTTCACAGGAGGCGGTGAGTGATACTCTAAGAGAGTTAGAATCCCTGACCCTTGCAGTCCAGTTGACATAAGAATGAAGCACTGTTTCAGCTGAGCTAAAAGCCCTCATTTTCAAACCTGTTCCATTACATCTGCTGGTTGCattttcctgcaggagctgttggCAGGTATGACCCCTTAAACCTCGACTCTAATTCATGACTAATACTTGGCAGGGCAATAAAAAATTGTTTGCAGAAGTTTCCAGGCAGCACCAGTAGACAAGCATTTCCCTTGAAATATAGATGTGTCTGTGGAAGGGGTGGCACTCTTTTTAGTACTGGGGATATATCCTACACAAGGAGTGATACTCTTGGTTTTGGGTGTTATAAAATACACCTCCATTTGTAAACAGACTGACAGCTCCGTATCTGGGTTGTCCCCACAGTGTATTGCTTTAAATCTGCCTAGAAACGTGTCATTCTTGAGCTGACCCACATTGCTGGGACGCCAGCTTTGAGGGATTTTTTATTCAGCAGGCTGCTTTGGTTCTCAATGACTTTAAGAGGTTAGGGATGATGTAGAGGCTACATTGCTGGAGGGGAAAATTAGTTTCTCTGAGTGTTGCTCTTTGTGAAAAGGTGTGCTCTACTTGCTCATTGCTAGAAAGGTTGTGGGCATCTACACATCTCTTGCACACTGCCAGAGCCTGGAAAAACTCAGTTCCAGAGGAGCTTAAATTGttctcttcctttgttctcATGCTCTAAGCAGAGGTAATAAAAATACACCAGGTTTCCTTATGGTAGGCCAGGATAATGGCTTTCACtgatcattttctttttaacacaaGAATGATTAATAGGTGCTTTCCTACTATTTCAGTCTGACAACCTTGCCCTAATCTcaagaaaattgttttcagtATTGAGTTGACTTCCCAGTAAAGTATTCCTCTTTGTTGTGGGCCCAGAGACTTTGGAAAGTGTGCAGAGCATTGAGGATGTGAATTTTTATGTGATTACTCTGATTTCAAGTTATTATTAAGCCTTGCCAgtgaaaatgcaaacaaaaccgTGTCTCCGGAGGATGGGGAATAGACATTGCTGCACATTGTAATCAGCCTCTCTTGAAGATTCATTTAATatcttgtgtatttttttatgaaATGCATTATTCATGTAACAAGATTCACAGGAAGAAGCAGCTGAATTGTAATTTCTGGGAAGATTCTTCTTCCAAGAGATgtcattttcattatttaaatcaATGCAGTAGGTCTTGCCTGCATGAGAGAGGCGTGAAGTGAAGGGAAGAGCCTGTAGATGAGGTACTGAGCCAGCTGGGAACTGCCTctgaagggaaataaaagcagcCATCCAGTAACTGAAGCCCCCTTTTGGGTCAGTATGTAGTCATTTGAAACATCATTACACTTTGTAGAGTTTTTTTGCTCTGTGCTAGAAGCACTTAAGAAAACAGTAATCAACTAACACTTAGACAGTGGAAAAGTTTCCTCTCTTGTAAAAATACTGCTTGCGAGCTGCTTTCCCCactgctgttttccagagaGTGCTCCCTCAGTTCTCCATGGAGTTCATCTGCCTGGGATGTTGTTCCGGGGCCTACAGGAAAAGTCCCACATGTTTATATTGCAATTCTCTCTTATTTACCTAACCCTAAGTAAACCACTCTACTTAATTAACGCAGGCTCAGCCTCTGCTATATTTAAGACCTCACTCCACCAGTGGTCCCACTGAGATCAGTCAGGCTGTTCAGAAATAACAAATCACAAACACCACCAGTAGAGTTTAAGCtcaatttaataaaattacagTGATACAGACTGCACATGCTTAAGCAACACTAGGTGCTTTGCATCTCTTGCAGCACTGCTGATGgcaaacttatttttaaaaggtatttaatTAATGCATATAACCATTTAATTATGTTAATGTAACAGAAACCAGCATGTTACAGCCCAATTATAAATGCTTCGTGAGGAGCGTGAGTCTCCTTGTTTGGACTGCCCCGCTCCATCGCCAAGCAGCCACCTGATGGGCATGTGTCCCTTTTTGTCTTCCTCTcaccctcctcttcccacaGAGGATTGGAAgcttcccagatcccacctcaGTGACCGCCTGGCATGTGCATCCCTCCACTGGTATGGATGGGCACCtggcctccctgggcagtggtCTGGTACCACTGAGATAAACCCAGAACCACAGGGAGCTGAGAGGGAGCCTGAAGTGTGCCTGCTGCATTTTGACACTCTGAAGCTTCACTGAAGCTGCCCAGTGGTGGGTTGCTGGCATTAatgtctttctccttttccctttgtttgtTTGCCCAAGTTTGTCCACTACCTCCAATGGTGAGTCATGGAGACTACATCTGCCACCCGCGGCCTTGCGAGCGCTACAACCACGGGACGGTGGTGGAGTTCTACTGTGATCCTGGTTACACCCTCACCAACGACTACAAGTACATCACCTGCCAGTATGGAGAGTGGTTCCCCTCCTACCAAGTGTACTGTGTCAAAACAGGTAAGGGATAGTCCTATGCTAATAGTCCTGTCTTCCTACAGTCCCTCATTTTGGAGCAGATTTGTAGGTCGGTAATGCCTGCTGAACTTCATCTATTTCATGGTTAAATGATGAGCATTGATTTTAAGATGCTACTAAATATAATGTGTTCCCAAGATCCTGAATGATTCTAAACCATTTTGATCATTACCtcttgaaatgtgttttttaacATCTGGGTATTTTTATGTGTATGCAAGTTAGGGTCATGATTGCATGTATAAAAAAGCCAGTCAAGGGGAAAAAGCAAGATCTAGCTTCTCTCTCAGCTTAATGTTAAGGCTGCTTTTGGTACATGGCATTGGGTTTATGTGTGGTTTTTACAAGTTGCCTATAAAAAATGTCTGGTCCTAACTGGCACTTCTAAGTAGTGTTGAAGTATTCATATAAAATAACAACAGGAATATACAAGCACAACTCTTGTATTGTCTTTCTGTTACAGAACAAACCTGGCCAAATACACAGGAGACCCTCCTGACCACATGGAAAATAGTGGCATTTACTGCTACCAGTGTTCTGTTAGTACTGCTACTGGTTATTTTAGCCAGGATGTTCCAGACCAAATTTAAGACACATTTCCTTCCACGGTTtgtactgctttcttttttattttaaaaagggcCTTGGTTCAGTTTTCACACTCAGCACTCCTTGCTGGAGAGATGGAGCAGCTCACAAGCCTTGCAGATACTTTgttctgctctgagcaggagtCCCTGAACCACTGGTGTGGAAGGGCACCCGCAAAAACCTGCAGTAGTCCTTCATGAAGCTAAGATAAAAGGCAAAGTTTGCCAGATTCACTCTGGGAGTAATTACTGACCTTCTACTGAGAATTGCTGCTTCTGCCTGTAAAAATAGCTGacagtgtttttaaatactcgtttgcaggtgctgggggaattaattttttaactaCTGTAGACTTAGTAATGGAAGTTTtaagaaagaatttcttttttctctatggacAATTTTATATTAAAGGTTTGCTTTACCTTCATTAGTGTTATTTTCATCACAATTCATAAACATCTCCTGCATCCTCGTTTATTTCCATAAAATACCATGCAGCTGTGAGCATTTGTCATTAATTCACACAGTGCTCTTCATGAGGGAGCCCTACAGCCTGGACTTGTCTAGCTTACTGAAATGGCTTTCAATCCTCCCCTTTTCAGATGCTTTCATGTCTTAAAGGTACCTGAGACCAATTCCCTCCTGCCAGGACTATACTGTGTTTAGTAGGCTACTAAACACATACTTTTAGGGTTTAACAGACCTTCCCAATTAATtgcttaaaaaagaaaccagcttAATACTGATTAAGGAAGCCTCCATCCTTTGAAAGAAAGGCCTGAAGGAGGCCACAAATCTTGCCACCAAAGCCTTGTCATCCAGCAGTAGTGATCTCAGTGCCTGTTTACTTGGGCTGTAAACACTTTTGTGCTCTAGCACACGTTATTCCAGGGGTTCAGACACTTTTGGCTGGTGAAGTACGTCTGCGATCTTATATATGATACCTACTGTGCACAGCACAGAAAGTGGGGCTCCTTATCTTTTCCACATACCTGTTGACCTTCCCTTGTTGGAATTGTTCTTCACATTACTGGTTTCATTTTTTCCGATTGTAACAGATTCCACCTGCCAACCCAAGCAGAGTTCGGCAGACATTTCTGTGAATGTTAATGACCCTGTAGCTCCATTGGGCATGACTAGAAAGTGCTGTGTTTACTGAAGTTCAGCAGTTGCTCCGAGGTGCTGCTGACATGCTCTTGCTCTCTGTGATAACCCGTCTGTGTTTGACATAGAGGCAACCAGGAGGGCTCCATGGGTGACCCCGACTTCGTGGTGGTGGATGGTGTTCCTGTCATGCTGCCTTCCTACGATGAAGCTGTCAGCAGTGGCTTGAATGCCCTGGCACCCGGATACTCAGCTGCCGCAGACCAGGGGCATATTTTGCAGACAGAAGATCAGAATCCTCCCGCTTACCCCGGTCCCAGGATTCCAGACACGCTGCCCAGCGAATTCGAGACCTGTGGCAGTAGGTCGGGTTCCTCTGAACTGCTCCAAAGTTTGTACCCATCCCTGACGTGCCAAGGGGCAGCGCTTCCCGGCTCAGATCAAACTGATATATCCCAGAGCACTGACGGGGACACTGCATCCACGAGTCCCCGGATCGATATCACAGATGGTGAGTCTTGCGTAGGTGCAATAGGTGAGTCCGTGAACAGGGAACATCATTTGTTTGTactggcagagcaggagttCACCCAGACAACTTGCTTGTACTTTCTCCATGGTTTTGTCCACACCttaatttggaatttttttttaatctgacaaCTCCATGGTTATAGAGTTTCATGTCTGCCATATATCCTTGCTAGCTGTGGTGCATGTGATTTGAATGCCAGGCCAGAAGGCTCCTGTCCAGACCCCAGCCTCATCAACAGGGATGTCAGCAAGCACCTGTATACAGCAGCAAAGCCAACCCTCATCTTGCCTGTGCTGGTCTGTTCATCTGCTCCTCAACTCCTACGCTCACAACTCCCTCACATACCCTGGCTTTCACAGCCAATAACAGGATTTTCtccttaaaagagaaaagaaatcataTTTTCATACTGGGCCAAAATTAGCAGCCTTTATGAACAAACTCATCATGTCTGTGCATCCAGCAAAAGTGTTCCTTCCATCTAAGGCAAATGAGCCTTAAGCCATGGACATGGAAGTCACAGCATAAGGGGAATGTACCCACAGGTCCAGGTGCCAGAAGGGAGCTTGCCCTGTATTACTGCCTGCCTTTAAGTCAAACATGGGCATGTACTGACGAGATTTCATGGAGTTCTGAGTGGTGCTGCTCAGCCTATTAAGGAAACTAGATGGCTTTCCTTGAGACATTTAGAGGGAGAGGCTCATATCCCACTCTCCACAGTCACTGAGCTGAAGCGCAGTGTCCTAAATTCAGTGTGGGTGGAGGTCTGGGTGGAGGAAGTCTTCCTGCTTCAGAGGGGTTTGGATAGTTTTACTGGTATCACAAGGGGAACAGGACAtccaggaggagaggaagaaattaCGGTAGTGCCAGTAAAAGTGCCTGCCACTTCTGAATGCTGTTTCAGTGATTAATGTAGTAGCAAGGATGTTTGCATTTAGGTTTTTGTGGCCCTAATTTGTTGGAGAAAATCTGTGTAGTTTTAGTTATCTAATTTTCATAGAAGTGTTAGAGCCTGAGTGGGTCTAGAATTGTCAATACCCCACGTCTTGTTCAGATATTTGCAATGtccatttctggttttgtagaATTGCTAACCATAATACTCTGCAAAAGCATAAAGGGAAATTGCAATCAGCAGTCAATgctatttctttgtttctcctAGAGATTCCTTTGATGGAAGAAGACCCTTAGCCTGCACTGAGTTGTGTCTTCGTCACATTGCACTGTGGGGTGACATGAATCATGAGGATTCAGAGATAGAGAAGACTCTCTGTGGAATTGGGGAGGGTGTTTTCCTACTTATCAATCTTCCACGCAGTGATGTCACCAGGTTGGGTGTATGTCTTAATCCACAGCGGGGATAACAGCATCAGCATttggaacagcagcagttttaTGAATGAATCCTGGGGATTTGATGAGAGCAGATGTAGAAAAAGAACTGTGGctttttagaaatgaaatgtgTATCTGCATCGCAGAAAGTCATATGGCTCTGTAAGAAATGCTATTGGATTTTGATACTAACTGCCTCACAAAAGCATGTCAAAATATGTAAATTTGCTTATAAAGACTGCTTTAAGTGATCTATGGACCTCTAGTTTATGAAGAATCctttcaagtttaaaaaaataccagtactgaaacacacacaaaaaataggAAAGATCCTCTTTGGCTTTCCTATGATAACCAGGAAGTTTTTGATTTAGTTGTTGGTGATTTTGCTTCAGACCATGTCTGCAGAAAATATAACAGAAATGATGGGATTCATATATACTTTGATGTATGATagcaaatatatataaatatatatatatatatatttaaaaactcttaaagagaaagaaaaggaaagactcCCAGGTCACATAATGatctggagatttttttttaaaggtaaggCAGAATTTATATCATAGACAATATTCAAAGTAAAGTAtcaatatttgtatttatgcaAGACTTCTGTGACTACATTGCATTTGATAAATCCTGCTGTAATATGAGAGATCTAGAAGATGTTAAAATTATGAAATACATGCTTAAGAAATGTTGAACTGCCGTGCTTCAACCTTTCTTAAGctcttaaatatatatatatatgagagTAATCTACAGTCATAGCCCAGAGCACTGCCTTGTCCCTGTACATTGTGGTAGTATTCTGAGCCATTATTGtagatactttttaaaaaaaagaacaataaagCTGAGTTTCAGTTCTTTTGACTATTGTGTAGttggcctttttttccccttcctcactTCTTTCACCAGCTCGTACCTGAAGGCTGAGAAGGCAGCAGAACACCTGCCCTGTGGCATTTTCAGCTTTACATCCATTATACAGCTGGAAATGAGAGAGTGGTTTTGGTTAAGCAGGGCACACGGAAtggctgcagcttctgcagatgcagtgtgggttttgttgagggctttctctgctctgcaggctgtgccagagcatTGTGCTAAAACCTGTATGAGGGGTTCACTCTGTGGTGTTACAGGCTATTTGTTTTTTGTCAGGAAAATTCCTGGCTGTTTCACGTACTTACTGAAATCCAAGCAGGTTTTCTTGTGTTATTTTTCGTATTATGCAGATGAAACATGTTAAACTGGCAGTGTTTGAAGGAATAACTCACTGTGTGTTAATGACAGAGACTGCCATCGTGTGGGCTAATCCAAACCGAAGGGAAAAATATGACTGAATTCTGATTTTATGTACAAAGTAGATTAATAATATCTCTATTGCCCTAAGTAGAGGATCAGTGAAAGCTGCTCTGTTATTTTTTCATGATTGTTTAATGATTTATTTGTATTGTGGTAGCATTTAGTGGCCCCACTCATGAATCAGGCTAATGGAATAATAGATGTGCTGCAGCCATTCAAGGAAAGTGTTTATTAGCATCCTGTCAGCAACTGTACATGACAGCAAGAAGCAATAGCAGACCAAAAACTGTTTCAAGCAGAAGTAATTATGTCAATTATCCTATGGTAAGATTGATGAGAACACAGCGATTGGTATTGAAAGATAAGACATATTCCATATTATCCTCCATTCTTGCTTACACAATATTTGcgttatttttttctgctgaattgTCCCAGTTGCAGCTATATCTTCAGGTTTATCCCAGAGATGTATCTATCAGGTGTTAGTACTTTCTTGGCTACTTCTTCCTTTTTAGATACCAAGCTTTCCAGAGGTGTTTGCACGACCAACTGATGTTTGGAATTATCGCTCCATCAAACAAGACAGGAGTGCTGTAAAACCAACCCTGAACTGAAGCACATCCCA
The DNA window shown above is from Corvus hawaiiensis isolate bCorHaw1 chromosome 3, bCorHaw1.pri.cur, whole genome shotgun sequence and carries:
- the SUSD4 gene encoding sushi domain-containing protein 4 isoform X1; its protein translation is MCHGKQASGGGALPAARRRALAAALWLQLALSLGPGLAAGGFDDLQACADPGAPEHGYKTPSAGVFFESVVVRFHCQEGYRLNGTSKKLCVRHFNGSLSWKPSDKPVCLQEVTDCLVPHVEDAEVHNKTYRTGDKLIISCHEGFQIRYPDLDNMVSICQDDGTWDNLPICQGCLRPLVLPHSYINISEFGASFPVGTVVYYQCFPGYKLEGAEILECMYNLIWSDSPPRCLDVEVCPLPPMVSHGDYICHPRPCERYNHGTVVEFYCDPGYTLTNDYKYITCQYGEWFPSYQVYCVKTEQTWPNTQETLLTTWKIVAFTATSVLLVLLLVILARMFQTKFKTHFLPRGNQEGSMGDPDFVVVDGVPVMLPSYDEAVSSGLNALAPGYSAAADQGHILQTEDQNPPAYPGPRIPDTLPSEFETCGSRSGSSELLQSLYPSLTCQGAALPGSDQTDISQSTDGDTASTSPRIDITDEIPLMEEDP
- the SUSD4 gene encoding sushi domain-containing protein 4 isoform X2, with translation MFVSVMGKKNPELSRLACTRSILRECGFDDLQACADPGAPEHGYKTPSAGVFFESVVVRFHCQEGYRLNGTSKKLCVRHFNGSLSWKPSDKPVCLQEVTDCLVPHVEDAEVHNKTYRTGDKLIISCHEGFQIRYPDLDNMVSICQDDGTWDNLPICQGCLRPLVLPHSYINISEFGASFPVGTVVYYQCFPGYKLEGAEILECMYNLIWSDSPPRCLDVEVCPLPPMVSHGDYICHPRPCERYNHGTVVEFYCDPGYTLTNDYKYITCQYGEWFPSYQVYCVKTEQTWPNTQETLLTTWKIVAFTATSVLLVLLLVILARMFQTKFKTHFLPRGNQEGSMGDPDFVVVDGVPVMLPSYDEAVSSGLNALAPGYSAAADQGHILQTEDQNPPAYPGPRIPDTLPSEFETCGSRSGSSELLQSLYPSLTCQGAALPGSDQTDISQSTDGDTASTSPRIDITDEIPLMEEDP